In Xanthomonas theicola, a single genomic region encodes these proteins:
- a CDS encoding HlyD family secretion protein: MKAFVSAPVLSLLLAACTQPPAPVAAPDPAPAAYLAVARGRIDVEGGLLRLSLPVAAALRQVAVHEGDAVRRGALLIEADDRAAALELDIARTRAQAAAARVTQLQQRLAHARQRQRRLAEAARIGAGDGQSADDAGDASQTLDDALQTARSDATLAVAQVRQAELQRDQYRLYAPVDGRVLQLAAAPGARSDGGATPLLTLLPDAPRLVRAELDERYAAAVAPGMLADVISDDGRQTVLGTAVVRWLAPAFGPAQLHDAADSAGNDRSVACVLAFQQPSALRLGQRVLVRLRTAPR, encoded by the coding sequence ATGAAAGCGTTCGTTTCCGCTCCTGTGCTGAGCCTGCTGCTGGCGGCGTGCACGCAACCGCCCGCGCCCGTGGCCGCGCCCGACCCGGCACCGGCCGCGTACCTGGCCGTGGCGCGCGGCCGCATCGACGTGGAAGGCGGCCTGCTGCGGCTGAGCCTGCCGGTCGCCGCGGCGCTGCGCCAGGTGGCGGTGCACGAGGGCGACGCGGTCCGCCGCGGTGCGTTGCTGATCGAAGCCGACGACCGCGCCGCGGCACTGGAACTGGACATCGCGCGGACCCGCGCGCAGGCCGCCGCGGCGCGGGTGACGCAACTGCAGCAACGGCTGGCGCACGCGCGGCAGCGCCAGCGGCGGCTGGCCGAGGCGGCACGCATCGGCGCCGGCGACGGACAGAGCGCCGACGATGCCGGCGACGCCAGCCAGACCCTGGACGACGCCCTGCAGACCGCGCGCAGCGACGCCACGCTGGCCGTCGCGCAGGTGCGGCAGGCCGAACTGCAGCGCGACCAATATCGGCTGTACGCGCCGGTCGACGGGCGCGTGCTGCAACTGGCCGCGGCGCCGGGCGCGCGCAGCGATGGCGGCGCCACGCCGCTGCTGACCCTGCTGCCCGACGCGCCGCGCCTGGTCCGCGCCGAACTCGACGAGCGCTACGCCGCCGCGGTCGCACCCGGCATGCTGGCCGACGTGATCAGCGACGACGGCCGGCAGACCGTGCTGGGGACGGCGGTGGTGCGCTGGCTGGCGCCGGCGTTCGGTCCGGCGCAATTGCACGATGCCGCCGACAGCGCCGGCAACGACCGCAGCGTGGCCTGTGTGCTCGCGTTCCAGCAGCCCTCGGCGCTGCGTCTGGGCCAGCGCGTGCTGGTGCGCTTGCGCACCGCGCCGCGCTGA
- a CDS encoding ABC transporter ATP-binding protein yields MNRAAPPAAPWATGATLHGSGLCKSFVSGKLRTPVLRELTLQVWPGELTLISGPSGCGKSTLLSILSGLQRADAGRVQALGEDLGALDAAALERFRLRHTGFIFQGFNLFPALCALDQVRLPLQYMGLAAAEVRARAEAALAEVGIAQRQQLRPAELSGGEKQRVAIARALAKHPALLFADEPTSALDAGNGQIVIDLLHRIARAHGTMVLCVSHDPRLIRHADRVLSMEDGRILDDRRLAPPPSSLPRKSVP; encoded by the coding sequence ATGAACCGGGCCGCCCCCCCCGCCGCGCCGTGGGCGACGGGCGCGACCCTGCACGGCAGCGGCCTGTGCAAGAGCTTCGTGTCCGGCAAGCTGCGCACGCCGGTGCTGCGCGAGCTGACACTGCAGGTATGGCCGGGCGAGCTGACCCTGATCTCGGGGCCGTCGGGCTGCGGCAAGAGCACGCTGCTGTCGATCCTCAGCGGCCTGCAACGCGCCGATGCCGGCCGGGTGCAGGCGCTGGGCGAGGACCTGGGCGCGCTCGACGCGGCGGCGCTGGAGCGCTTCCGCCTGCGCCATACCGGCTTCATCTTCCAGGGCTTCAACCTGTTCCCGGCGCTGTGCGCGCTGGACCAGGTGCGGCTGCCGCTGCAATACATGGGCCTGGCCGCCGCCGAGGTGCGCGCGCGCGCCGAAGCGGCGCTGGCCGAGGTCGGCATCGCCCAGCGCCAGCAGCTGCGCCCGGCCGAACTTTCCGGAGGCGAGAAGCAGCGCGTGGCGATCGCGCGCGCGCTGGCCAAGCACCCCGCGCTGCTGTTCGCCGACGAGCCGACCAGCGCGCTGGACGCCGGCAACGGCCAGATCGTGATCGACCTGCTGCACCGCATCGCGCGCGCGCACGGCACCATGGTGCTGTGCGTCAGCCACGACCCGCGCCTGATCCGCCATGCCGACCGCGTGCTGTCGATGGAGGACGGCCGCATTCTCGACGACCGCCGCCTGGCGCCGCCGCCCTCGTCCCTGCCCCGGAAGTCCGTACCATGA
- a CDS encoding FtsX-like permease family protein — MVALARQTLRHEWRRFLPVVVSVGFASLLLLLQTALVLGIFGSASVYVSGSAADLWLGYPGTQSVDQGRPIDPDAAASLYLDPQVLQVEPFVWFDGDWRGPGANGAVSIYVSGIDTRADGLMFARLLSPALRAALREPDTVVVDRAELDKLGVRIGRSARINGHRVRVVGVGRGLRALGGVNVLASLETTRALNTDEAHPDWPTYLVARLRPGADAEAVARGIPGAAVPARIAAWSAADFARRSILFWMFDTGAGAGVLFLGGIVLLVGVAITSQTLLATVLGAAREYATLNALGVSMRALRWVVLEQAAWVGALGLFGASALGAALVALARAHDVPVAFDGSGWALCVVAVMLLTLLSALAALRGLRRADPALLLR, encoded by the coding sequence ATGGTCGCGCTGGCCCGCCAGACCCTGCGCCACGAATGGCGCCGCTTCCTGCCGGTGGTCGTCTCGGTCGGTTTCGCCAGCCTGTTGCTGCTGCTGCAGACCGCGCTGGTGCTGGGCATCTTCGGCAGTGCCAGCGTCTACGTGTCCGGCTCGGCCGCCGACCTGTGGCTCGGCTATCCGGGCACGCAGAGCGTGGACCAGGGCCGTCCGATCGACCCCGATGCCGCGGCGTCGCTGTACCTGGATCCGCAGGTGCTGCAGGTCGAGCCGTTCGTGTGGTTCGACGGCGACTGGCGCGGTCCCGGCGCCAACGGCGCGGTGTCGATCTACGTCTCCGGCATCGACACCCGCGCCGACGGCCTGATGTTCGCCAGGCTGCTGAGCCCGGCCCTGCGCGCGGCGCTGCGCGAACCGGACACGGTGGTGGTGGATCGCGCCGAACTGGACAAGCTCGGCGTGCGCATCGGCCGCAGCGCGCGCATCAACGGCCACCGGGTGCGGGTGGTCGGGGTCGGCCGCGGCCTGCGCGCGCTGGGCGGCGTCAACGTGCTGGCCTCGCTGGAGACCACGCGCGCCCTGAACACCGACGAGGCGCACCCGGACTGGCCGACCTACCTGGTCGCGCGGCTGCGGCCCGGTGCCGACGCCGAGGCCGTGGCCCGCGGCATCCCTGGCGCCGCCGTGCCGGCGCGCATCGCGGCGTGGAGCGCGGCGGACTTCGCCCGGCGCAGCATCCTGTTCTGGATGTTCGACACCGGCGCCGGCGCCGGCGTGCTGTTCCTCGGCGGCATCGTGCTGCTGGTCGGCGTGGCGATCACCAGCCAGACCCTGCTGGCCACGGTGCTCGGCGCCGCGCGCGAATACGCCACGCTCAATGCGCTGGGCGTGAGCATGCGCGCGCTGCGCTGGGTGGTGCTGGAGCAGGCGGCCTGGGTCGGCGCGCTCGGCCTGTTCGGCGCCAGCGCGCTCGGCGCCGCACTGGTGGCGCTTGCCCGCGCACACGACGTGCCGGTGGCCTTCGACGGCAGCGGCTGGGCGCTGTGCGTGGTCGCGGTGATGCTGCTGACCCTGCTGTCGGCGCTGGCCGCGCTGCGCGGACTGCGCCGCGCCGATCCGGCGCTGCTGCTGCGATGA
- a CDS encoding efflux transporter outer membrane subunit produces MSRRRALRLAGLAGLSAVALAGCVSTPLPDLAQPLPPQWTALPAAAAPRPAGSAWWQDFHDPQLDALVAQALREDLDVAQALARLRAARRMDGVADATLRPQLHARTEDPIDPDASASFLVAGFDAEWELPLFGRGEASRRLARGDLQAAQARLEQVRAATVAEVARNWIELRHAQRAEQVLQRIVQARQQQATLSQALVRLRLAAPATAAQAHAAQRQAQTALNQPRSAGADAAQRLAVLLARNAPDPAWAVAPTANSGAAQLGLQIGAIDAVPADLLRRRPDIAAREAEVLSAAGELGIARADRYPSIGLGGAIHWSSNLISHRRTSPHGIASLGPLIDIPLFDWGQRQAQALARGDLLEAATLAYRQCVLEAVAEVQNALTTLEQQRRRELAQQQAVQALQQAADAAQARRRLGLGNDLEVATQRAARDQAALELLDAQRQRDLDYIVLQTALGSAAPRGAGTDAGAAGATP; encoded by the coding sequence ATGAGCCGGCGCCGCGCACTCCGGCTGGCCGGCCTTGCAGGGCTGAGCGCCGTGGCGCTGGCCGGCTGCGTCAGCACGCCGCTGCCCGACCTGGCGCAGCCGCTGCCGCCTCAGTGGACCGCGCTGCCGGCCGCGGCGGCGCCGCGGCCGGCCGGCAGCGCCTGGTGGCAGGACTTCCACGATCCGCAACTGGATGCGCTGGTCGCGCAGGCGCTGCGCGAGGACCTCGATGTCGCCCAGGCGCTGGCCAGGCTGCGCGCGGCGCGGCGCATGGACGGCGTCGCCGACGCCACGTTGAGGCCGCAGCTGCATGCACGCACCGAAGATCCGATCGACCCCGACGCCAGCGCCTCGTTCCTGGTCGCCGGCTTCGACGCGGAATGGGAACTGCCCCTGTTCGGGCGCGGCGAGGCCAGTCGCCGCCTGGCCCGCGGCGACCTGCAGGCGGCGCAGGCGCGCCTGGAGCAGGTGCGCGCCGCCACCGTGGCCGAGGTGGCGCGCAACTGGATCGAACTGCGCCATGCGCAGCGGGCCGAGCAGGTCCTGCAGCGCATCGTGCAGGCCCGGCAGCAGCAGGCGACGCTGAGCCAGGCCCTGGTCCGCCTGCGCCTGGCCGCGCCGGCCACCGCGGCGCAGGCGCACGCCGCGCAGCGGCAGGCACAGACCGCGCTGAACCAACCACGCAGCGCCGGCGCCGACGCAGCGCAGCGGCTGGCGGTGCTGCTGGCCCGCAACGCACCGGATCCGGCCTGGGCCGTGGCGCCCACGGCCAACAGCGGCGCAGCGCAGCTCGGACTGCAGATCGGCGCGATCGACGCGGTGCCCGCCGACCTGCTGCGGCGGCGCCCGGACATCGCCGCGCGCGAGGCCGAGGTGCTGAGCGCGGCCGGCGAACTGGGCATCGCCCGCGCCGACCGCTATCCCAGCATCGGCCTGGGTGGCGCGATCCACTGGTCCAGCAACCTGATCTCGCACCGCCGCACCTCCCCACACGGCATCGCCTCGCTGGGGCCGTTGATCGACATCCCGCTGTTCGACTGGGGCCAACGCCAAGCGCAGGCGCTGGCGCGCGGCGACCTGCTGGAGGCGGCGACGCTGGCCTACCGCCAGTGCGTGCTGGAGGCGGTGGCCGAAGTGCAAAACGCGCTGACCACGCTGGAACAGCAGCGCCGACGCGAACTGGCGCAGCAGCAGGCGGTGCAGGCGTTGCAACAGGCCGCCGACGCGGCGCAGGCGCGGCGGCGGCTTGGTCTGGGCAACGATCTGGAGGTCGCCACGCAGCGGGCCGCGCGCGACCAGGCCGCGCTGGAGCTGCTGGATGCGCAGCGCCAACGCGACCTGGACTACATCGTGCTACAGACCGCGCTGGGCAGCGCGGCGCCACGCGGCGCCGGCACCGATGCGGGCGCCGCGGGCGCGACGCCCTGA
- a CDS encoding sensor histidine kinase → MSAAPAVEVAALATAHPSLRQRLLAFLLIPTLLLMISISALFYLLMLKYSNHVHDMDLKEDTLGLAKAVNATGPGLPLPLQAQRLIEYSNEGRVFFEVRSRKHGVISRSAQTIPAHAEPDELGRVFLRDERMATRIPVRVASVLLPSAQEAGDRLTISVAETLDDRRRRAREILMLMLPTELLLTCSLLALVWHGVQVGLRLLEPAVRRLDDSQRDLSPVSSADIPIEVLPLTQAIDGLLGRLKQLMALQERFVADAAHQLRTPLAGLSMHVQRAQASTCAQDTAQALQHIRQLTDRAIRSSTQLLALTRAQAPSESIRPLLPLDLAAWLPHVLAERIPDALQAGVDLGYDDDDDDGPAWIAADAWSLRELLDNLLDNAFKHAAGSMVTVSLRRQPRHQRLTVDDAGPGLDEALLPRLGERFFRAPDAPVGGTGLGLAIVASIAARHHAALRYQRSALGGLRVELDLPANAPPPA, encoded by the coding sequence GTGAGCGCCGCCCCGGCAGTCGAAGTGGCGGCGTTGGCTACCGCCCATCCCAGCCTGCGCCAACGCCTACTGGCGTTCCTGCTGATCCCCACCCTGCTGCTGATGATCAGCATTTCGGCACTGTTCTATCTGCTGATGCTCAAGTACTCCAACCATGTCCACGACATGGATCTGAAGGAAGATACGCTAGGCCTGGCCAAGGCGGTCAACGCCACCGGCCCCGGCCTACCGCTGCCGTTGCAGGCGCAGCGCCTGATCGAATACAGCAACGAAGGGCGCGTCTTTTTCGAAGTGCGCAGCCGCAAGCACGGCGTGATCAGCCGCAGCGCGCAGACGATTCCCGCACACGCCGAGCCCGACGAGCTTGGCAGGGTGTTCCTGCGCGACGAGCGCATGGCAACCCGCATCCCGGTGCGCGTGGCCAGCGTGCTGCTGCCGTCGGCCCAGGAGGCCGGCGACCGGTTGACCATCTCGGTTGCCGAAACCCTGGACGACCGCCGCCGCCGCGCGCGCGAGATCCTGATGCTGATGCTGCCGACCGAGCTGCTGCTCACCTGTTCGCTGCTGGCGCTGGTCTGGCATGGCGTGCAGGTGGGCCTGCGCCTGCTGGAACCGGCGGTGCGGCGCCTGGACGACAGCCAACGCGACCTCAGCCCGGTGTCCAGCGCGGACATCCCGATCGAGGTGCTGCCGCTGACCCAGGCCATCGACGGCCTGCTGGGCCGACTCAAGCAGCTGATGGCGCTGCAGGAGCGCTTCGTCGCCGACGCCGCGCACCAACTGCGCACGCCGCTGGCCGGGCTGAGCATGCACGTGCAGCGCGCCCAGGCCAGCACCTGTGCGCAGGACACCGCGCAGGCGCTGCAACACATCCGCCAGCTGACCGACCGCGCGATCCGCAGCTCCACCCAGTTGCTGGCGCTGACCCGCGCGCAGGCGCCGAGCGAGAGCATTCGCCCGCTACTGCCGCTGGACCTGGCCGCGTGGCTGCCGCACGTGCTGGCCGAGCGCATCCCCGACGCGCTGCAGGCCGGGGTCGACCTCGGCTACGACGACGACGATGACGACGGCCCGGCCTGGATCGCCGCCGACGCCTGGTCGCTGCGCGAACTGCTCGACAACCTGCTCGACAACGCCTTCAAGCATGCCGCCGGCAGCATGGTCACGGTGAGCCTGCGCCGGCAGCCGCGACACCAGCGGCTGACGGTCGACGATGCCGGCCCGGGACTGGACGAGGCCTTGCTGCCGCGGCTGGGCGAGCGCTTCTTCCGCGCCCCGGACGCGCCCGTGGGCGGCACCGGCCTGGGCCTGGCGATCGTCGCCAGCATCGCCGCACGCCACCACGCCGCCCTGCGCTACCAGCGCTCGGCGCTGGGCGGCCTGCGCGTGGAACTGGACCTGCCGGCCAACGCGCCGCCGCCCGCATGA
- a CDS encoding response regulator, giving the protein MRILVAEDDKSIAVALRDSLSECGHAVDQVGDGVAAELALSSESYHLLVLDLGLPRRDGMQIIRRLRERRDEIAVLVVTARDRVEDRIRALDQGADDYLIKPFELSEFLARTRALLRRRSSGGVPEMALGQLRINLAGRRVWQLDESLDLTAREFALLETLLLNSGRVVSRSQLTESLCDWQHEITDNGLDISMHRLRRKLEHSGVGIRTIRGLGYLLEETCADAPGQLAS; this is encoded by the coding sequence ATGCGAATCCTAGTTGCCGAAGACGATAAGTCCATTGCCGTTGCGCTGCGGGACTCGCTCAGCGAGTGCGGGCATGCCGTGGACCAGGTCGGCGACGGCGTCGCCGCCGAGCTCGCGCTCAGCAGCGAATCCTACCACCTGCTGGTACTCGATCTTGGCCTGCCGCGACGTGACGGCATGCAGATAATACGGCGGTTGCGGGAGCGGCGCGACGAGATCGCGGTACTGGTGGTGACCGCGCGCGACCGGGTGGAAGACCGCATCCGCGCGCTCGATCAGGGCGCGGACGACTACCTGATCAAGCCGTTCGAACTGTCCGAGTTCCTGGCCCGCACTCGCGCCCTGCTGCGCCGGCGCAGCAGCGGTGGCGTCCCCGAGATGGCCCTGGGCCAACTGCGGATCAACCTGGCCGGGCGCCGGGTATGGCAGCTGGATGAATCGCTGGATCTGACCGCGCGCGAGTTCGCGCTGCTGGAGACCCTGCTGCTGAACAGCGGACGGGTGGTCAGCCGCAGCCAGCTGACCGAGTCCCTGTGCGACTGGCAGCACGAGATCACCGACAACGGCCTGGACATCTCCATGCATCGCCTGCGCCGCAAGCTGGAGCACTCCGGCGTCGGTATCCGTACCATCCGCGGGCTGGGCTACCTACTGGAGGAAACCTGCGCCGACGCACCCGGCCAACTCGCGTCGTGA